The following proteins are co-located in the Pyxicephalus adspersus chromosome Z, UCB_Pads_2.0, whole genome shotgun sequence genome:
- the POLR1G gene encoding DNA-directed RNA polymerase I subunit RPA34, with the protein MCFGSSQIHSSSNFRAVAESNGSVSSEPGNEIWLIRTPIDFTPESFNSHRFPLPGYKMQKVKWKGMKKFCHVISSPSSDAPFKAFLCPPQGSENGLLYVPSFEGTITVAEAHGDPSALHSIPDRHPPTIPEGLKQRYQPFGSLPPRVSSGEDAAGSTKKKKKAKKRRLEEAEH; encoded by the exons ATGTGTTTTG GAAGCAGCCAAATTCATTCTTCGTCCAACTTCCGGGCCGTGGCCGAGTCTAACGGCTCTGTGAGCTCCGAACCCGGCAACGAAATCTGGCTGATCCGAACCCCCATAGACTTCACCCCGGAAAG CTTCAATTCTCACCGCTTCCCTTTGCCCGGGTACAAGATGcagaaggtgaaatggaaggGTATGAAGAAGTTCTGCCATGTCATCTCCTCCCCCAGCTCTGATGCCCCCTTCAAGGCTTTCCTGTGCCCCCCCCAGGGCTCGGAGAACGGATTGCTTTATGTTCCCTCATTTGAAGGCACCATTACAGTGGCCGAGGCCCACGGGGACCCCAGCGCTCTTCATAGTATTCCCGATAGACACCCCCCAACAATCCCTGAGGGGCTGAAGCAGAGGTACCAACCATTCGGGTCTCTCCCACCCAGGGTCAGCAGTGGGGAGGACGCAGCGGGcagcaccaagaaaaaaaagaaagcaaagaaacGCAGACTAGAGGAAGCAGAACATTGA